From a single Silene latifolia isolate original U9 population chromosome 6, ASM4854445v1, whole genome shotgun sequence genomic region:
- the LOC141586083 gene encoding multiple C2 domain and transmembrane region protein 7-like, giving the protein MNYKLGVEVTAAHDLIAKDSDGSSSAYVELNFDDQRFKTSIKDKDLNPVWNESFYFNISDPNNLSNLTLDAYVYNYVRSTNSKNFLGKVHINGSSFVPYSESSEFYYPLEKRSVYSRVTGELGLKVFITDNPSV; this is encoded by the coding sequence ATGAACTATAAGCTAGGAGTGGAAGTTACAGCAGCACATGACCTTATTGCTAAAGACAGTGACGGATCATCAAGCGCGTATGTAGAGCTCAACTTCGACGATCAGAGATTCAAAACCAGCATCAAGGATAAAGACCTTAACCCGGTTTGGAACGAGTCATTCTATTTCAACATTTCTGATCCAAACAACCTCTCTAATCTTACCTTGGATGCCTATGTATACAATTATGTCAGATCGACTAACTCGAAGAATTTCCTTGGTAAAGTTCATATTAATGGTTCATCATTTGTACCTTACTCTGAATCTTCTGAATTTTACTACCCTTTAGAGAAACGCAGCGTTTACTCTCGTGTTACAGGGGAACTTGGCCTAAAAGTATTCATCACAGACAATCCTTCTGTGTGA
- the LOC141586082 gene encoding multiple C2 domain and transmembrane region protein 5-like, whose amino-acid sequence MNYKLGVEVTAAHDLIAKDTDGSSSAYVELNFDDQRFKTSIKDKDLNPVWNESFYFNISDPNNLSNLTLDACVFSYTRSTNSRNFLGKVHINGSSFVPYSEASEFYYPLEKRSVFSRVKGELGLKVFITDDPSVRLSDPPPVMEAFGRSDSTLVDEIQFGEVEPPRSSSRGRNGKRHTFFHLPKSDNNPNPNPNPNSNPNPQAQFFSTVTSAARAEAPAPKSVQGVVSKPGSDYKLRETSPFLGGGQIVGGRVMRTNKPVSTYDLVEQMMFLFVRVVKARDLPTMDVTGSLDPYVEVKVGNYKGVTKYFEKRSSPEWNEVFAFSRERIQSSVLEVVVKDKDLVKDDYVGNIRFDLNEVPTRVPPDSPLAPQWYRLEDRKGDKIENGELMLAVWYGTQADEAFSDAWHSDAITPPDISGASSSQIRSKVYHSPRLWYLRVNLIEAQDLIPFEKGRFPDVYIKAQLGFQILRTKPVQTRMGNPFWNEDLMFVAAEPFDEHLIITVEDRVGPSKEDTIGKLIIPLGVIRKRPDDKNFPTQWYNFQNPRTADIEEEKRVKFASKLHARISLDGGYHVLDESTYYASDLRPSMKQLWKSSIGVLELGILNADGILPQKTRDGRGTADTFCVAKYCQKWVRTRTIIDSLSPKYNEQYTWEVFDPSTVLTIGVFDNGHFGGTNKDTRIGKVRVRLSTLEAGRVYTHAYPLLVLQPSGVKKMGELHLAVRFSCTNVTNLMYLYSKPLLPKMHYTKPLSLMQTNLLRNHAINVLASRLNRAEPPLKKEVVDYMCDVDAHFWSMRRSKANFYRIVSLLQGFLAAGKWFTGVCAWKNSVTTILVHLLFIMLVCFPELVLPTVFLYMFLIGLWNYRFRARHPPHMDTRISYADIAVADELDEEFDSFPTSKGASVVRMRYDRLRSIGAKVQSVLGDIAAQGERAQALLSWRDPRASTLFLTFCLVAAVVLYVTPLQVMALFGGFYTMRHPKFRHKLPSAPINFFRRLPSKTDCLL is encoded by the coding sequence ATGAACTATAAGCTAGGAGTGGAAGTTACAGCAGCACATGACCTTATTGCTAAAGACACTGACGGATCATCAAGCGCTTATGTAGAGCTCAACTTCGACGATCAGAGATTCAAAACCAGCATCAAGGATAAAGACCTTAACCCGGTTTGGAACGAGTCATTCTATTTCAACATTTCTGATCCAAACAACCTCTCTAATCTTACCCTGGATGCATGTGTATTCAGTTATACCAGATCGACTAACTCGAGGAATTTCCTTGGTAAAGTTCATATTAATGGTTCATCATTTGTACCTTACTCTGAAGCTTCTGAATTTTACTACCCTTTAGAGAAACGCAGCGTTTTCTCTCGTGTTAAAGGGGAACTTGGCCTAAAAGTATTCATCACAGACGACCCTTCTGTCCGACTGTCAGACCCGCCTCCTGTAATGGAGGCTTTTGGCAGGTCAGACTCGACACTGGTTGATGAAATTCAGTTTGGCGAAGTTGAGCCACCTAGATCGTCTTCCCGGGGTAGAAATGGAAAAAGACATACCTTTTTTCACCTGCCTAAATCCGacaacaatccaaatccaaacccaaacccaaactcAAACCCAAATCCGCAGGCTCAGTTTTTTTCTACTGTGACATCAGCTGCTAGAGCTGAAGCACCAGCGCCGAAATCAGTTCAGGGTGTAGTATCAAAACCCGGGTCAGATTACAAGCTTAGAGAGACGAGCCCGTTTTTAGGAGGTGGACAGATTGTTGGTGGGCGGGTAATGCGTACTAACAAGCCAGTAAGCACATATGATCTTGTAGAGCAGATGATGTTTCTCTTTGTTCGGGTGGTCAAGGCTCGTGACCTTCCTACAATGGATGTCACGGGAAGCCTTGACCCGTATGTGGAGGTCAAGGTTGGGAATTACAAAGGAGTGACGAAGTATTTTGAGAAAAGGAGTAGTCCGGAATGGAATGAGGTTTTTGCTTTCTCTAGAGAAAGGATTCAGTCGTCTGTGCTCGAGGTTGTGGTCAAGGATAAGGATCTAGTGAAGGATGATTATGTGGGTAATATTCGATTTGATCTAAACGAGGTTCCCACCAGAGTCCCTCCGGATAGTCCGTTAGCTCCTCAATGGTATCGGCTTGAAGATAGGAAGGGGGATAAAATCGAAAATGGGGAGCTTATGCTTGCAGTTTGGTATGGTACTCAAGCTGATGAAGCCTTTTCTGATGCTTGGCATTCTGATGCTATTACTCCTCCTGATATCTCTGGCGCGTCCTCGAGTCAAATTCGGTCTAAAGTTTACCATTCTCCGAGGTTATGGTATCTTCGAGTTAATCTCATTGAGGCACAAGACTTGATTCCCTTTGAAAAGGGTAGGTTTCCTGATGTCTATATTAAAGCTCAACTCGGATTTCAAATCTTAAGGACAAAACCAGTCCAAACCCGGATGGGAAACCCGTTCTGGAACGAGGATTTGATGTTTGTAGCTGCTGAGCCTTTCGATGAGCACTTGATTATTACAGTTGAAGACCGTGTAGGTCCTTCAAAAGAGGACACCATTGGAAAACTGATTATACCGTTGGGAGTCATACGAAAGCGGCCTGATGATAAAAATTTCCCAACACAATGGTACAATTTTCAGAACCCTAGGACTGCTGATATTGAAGAGGAAAAAAGAGTGAAGTTTGCTAGTAAGTTACATGCTCGAATCAGTCTCGATGGTGGTTACCATGTCCTGGATGAATCTACATATTACGCTAGTGATCTCAGACCGAGTATGAAACAACTGTGGAAGTCATCAATAGGAGTTCTTGAGTTAGGGATACTGAATGCTGACGGAATACTACCTCAGAAAACCAGAGACGGAAGAGGGACTGCTGATACCTTTTGTGTAGCGAAATACTGTCAGAAATGGGTTAGGACTCGAACAATCATCGACAGTCTAAGTCCGAAGTATAATGAACAATATACTTGGGAAGTCTTTGATCCTTCAACTGTTCTGACCATAGGTGTCTTTGATAACGGCCATTTTGGTGGCACTAACAAAGACACCAGAATTGGCAAAGTTCGTGTCAGACTCTCGACACTTGAAGCAGGACGGGTCTACACTCACGCATACCCGTTACTCGTTCTCCAACCTTCTGGTGTGAAGAAAATGGGGGAATTGCATCTTGCAGTAAGGTTCTCATGTACAAATGTGACTAACCTTATGTACTTATACTCAAAACCCCTTTTGCCGAAAATGCATTACACAAAACCGTTATCTCTTATGCAAACAAATCTTCTTCGGAACCATGCTATTAATGTCCTAGCATCAAGACTAAACCGAGCAGAACCACCACTAAAAAAGGAAGTGGTCGACTACATGTGTGACGTAGACGCCCATTTTTGGAGTATGAGACGAAGCAAAGCTAATTTTTACAGGATAGTCTCTTTATTGCAGGGATTTTTAGCTGCAGGAAAATGGTTTACTGGTGTATGTGCTTGGAAAAACTCGGTCACAACAATCTTAGTCCACCTGCTCTTCATAATGCTAGTCTGTTTTCCCGAGTTAGTCCTGCCAACCGTCTTTCTATACATGTTTCTAATCGGACTTTGGAATTATCGATTTAGGGCACGTCACCCACCCCACATGGACACCAGGATCTCATACGCTGACATAGCCGTAGCAGACGAGCTTGATGAAGAGTTTGACTCATTTCCTACTAGTAAAGGTGCCAGTGTAGTCCGAATGAGGTATGATCGGCTTAGAAGCATTGGCGCGAAGGTACAGTCAGTCTTGGGTGACATTGCAGCACAAGGGGAGCGCGCCCAGGCATTACTGAGTTGGCGCGATCCTAGAGCATCGACTTTGTTCCTGACATTTTGTCTTGTGGCAGCTGTTGTTCTGTATGTTACTCCTTTACAAGTAATGGCTCTTTTTGGCGGGTTTTATACAATGAGGCATCCTAAGTTTCGTCATAAGTTGCCTTCGGCTCCTATCAATTTCTTCAGAAGGTTGCCTTCTAAAACAGATTGCTTGCTGTAA
- the LOC141587273 gene encoding uncharacterized protein LOC141587273: MELGFVDKDSIFVDQLFSWTVSDLLDHFFMNKTLDEVGASCKSYDRHCRLGKLYGPFCFINISEGREEKDDNNHGCRNLVEVALVIKIVQRLYQEWRGCSQQLHVTVISPYAAQVAEIERRLGETFGNLINFVLTVKTTEEFQNDEADVVVLSTVKSNCTESSNFTSHFQKSNDLFSRARHCLWILGSANALSQVNSLWETVITNAKKLRCLLNANEDEEMAQIITNVKSQLDELEDLLDMKSLIFKDARWKVMFSEIFVKSFSKLPSTYSKKIVLNFLLKLANGWRPRKYKADATGSSLSIVKQYRVEGCFIICTNDICKDSGYESQVLKVWDILHLVDVPPLVKKLENLYRTFPDDYLKRCKAKALEGYLEIPRCYYFRNDSWHKGINNSDLTDFSCGTSYTENSKVKESLLLMKFYSFSAGVVSHLLSACDGTPINVPFEVTNQEREIILHQRSSFVLGRSGTGKTTVLVMKLFQKEQLHQMASEGFSELNSIAVTSNSLVFQMGTSGTSMRQLFVTVNPKLCIAVKRHISNFQRFTRGENFGEERITVNVSDLDEDANFNDIPTSFLDSPQKMYPLVVTYKMFLLVLDRTIGTSYFSRFPDIRKIYSQETPGSRSIHQKLVKRREVGYEKFRESYWPHFNMKLTHKLDPSRVFTEINTHIKGSLHFRQIGETTLSLEKYIQLSDKKGSSFDKLERSRIYDIFLDYEKMKVTREEFDLSDLVNDIYHRFKHDKYEGDLMDFVYVDEVQDLTMKQLVILKYICKNVKEGFVFAGDTAQTIAKGVHFRFEDIKCLFYKEFLHEERQELNWNYPLLKLTQNFRTHAGVLNLAQSITELIYHFFPESIDKLNPETSLVRGEAPVFLDSGCDGDAMSVIFGNRGNNIENLTSFGSEQVILVRDDYVKGEITKHIGKRAIVLTIFECKGLEFQDVLLYNFFGTSPLEDQWRIIYEYMVENRLLPAKQESLPQFSHSKHNILCYELKQLYVAVTRAKQRLWICEESDGFSLPMVRYWQKLNTIQVKELDESYAREMPIMSSAYDWKLQGFKMLEVQNYKIAAQCFIRAGENDWETYTRASELKEAAQNVRNLSVEKSLIMLEEAAQLFESIGNRKKAAECYLDAEDFEKAGLIYIGESDNQRAGQCFTLAGRYETAAEIYAKANLFDECLDACSKGKLFDLGLQYIRTWRRDLNDLIQEAGMDINANEQKFLEKCAYAAYKQQDKLAMMKHVKDFRSFELMVSFLIKWDCQNELLDLLIDLEKYIDAAKLARHMGNIIVEANLLEKGHHYQEVSSLCLDSVLAGSLWADDGEGWPLKDFPSKEELSLKAKASASRYTPHFHEIVSANIQLLSYDKYGFHDLQQLLTLSRKNRNLMGEILANWKVLDLLLSYSEVKGPKNKVPITKLCWHWNLWKDNVGKILSYLRSLKRKEPAEYTEHGEFCLKYLGVRERANDKADEGYFMLYPDAKWVKTIPRRSDKKDSLTKWQLMNAGERYWSSELLVIGRKVLDTLELVLKLGARSSMPVYYHHYILVQIFQTAAFLLMHCRFLKPASIDWHSLMSYIDISAEQYFASVFSLDKMTLVTKESIIQAGFSRNILRDAILRRFSSLLVYGDVSVKKKPSLVQLVQVVVVLMGSSVSSKQLSEHYEEIPRKFQVGSPWQPLLNDLVKGAGQICHFRDALRETYKSKSKGYHLVSPSCFVYLLERLLVMVSSSHGCLFATRSSFIDWLIYLDWMVDPDTFLPGSEETSLEISTYDFLAETVHELLVNRQDMEEWVHKNGPKHNQSLPTVTSSTISLLSLKLVILLGLICLNTGCYSDLLDDALLRCDVTEQLPTEFQEVVIERNWDRFQNVIAEVLKSIGDGLVVVRNERFAQEMCTRNAVFLNVYRLRKNKILEKLCQRSD; encoded by the exons ATGGAGTTAGGGTTTGTTGATAAAGATTCAATCTTTGTTGATCAGCTGTTTTCTTGGACCGTTAGTGATTTACTTGATCATTTTTTTATGAACAAG ACTTTGGATGAAGTTGGTGCGAGTTGTAAGAGCTATGACCGACATTGTCGTCTTGGGAAACTGTATGGTCCATTTTGCTTCATAAACATTTCAGAGGGAAGAGAGGAAAAGGATGATAACAATCATGGATGTCGAAATTTGGTTGAAGTTGCACTAGTTATCAAAATAGTGCAGCGATTGTACCAAG AATGGCGCGGCTGTAGTCAACAGCTTCATGTGACTGTCATATCTCCGTATGCTGCACAAGTTGCAGAGATTGAGAGAAGGCTCGGGGAAACATTTGGAAACTTGATTAATTTTGTGCTTACAGTGAAAACAACCGAAGAATTTCAAAATGACGAAGCTGATGTCGTTGTATTGTCTACTGTTAAGTCGAATTGTACTGAATCCAGTAACTTTACCTCACATTTTCAGAAAAGTAATGATCTTTTTTCTAGAGCCAG GCATTGCCTATGGATACTCGGAAGTGCAAATGCCCTCTCTCAAGTTAATTCCCTTTGGGAAACCGTAATTACGAATGCCAAAAAGCTGAGATGTCTCTTAAATGCTAATGAAGATGAAGAAATGGCTCAAATCATTACAAATGTTAAGAGTCAGCTAGATGAACTCGAAGATTTGTTAGATATGAAAAGTCTGATCTTCAAAGATGCGCGATGGAAG GTCATGTTCTCTGAAATTTTCGTGAAGTCGTTTTCAAAACTACCCTCGACCTACTCCAAGAAGATTGTACTGAATTTCTTATTGAAACTTGCAAACGGATGGCGGCCGAGAAAATATAAGGCTGATGCAACTGGAAGCTCTCTGAGTATTGTGAAACAATATAGAGTCGAGGGTTGCTTTATCATTTGCACAAACGATATTTGCAAAGATTCAGGATATGAATCCCAAGTGCTGAAGGTGTGGGATATTTTACACTTAGTAGATGTACCACCATTGGTCAAGAAACTCGAGAATTTATACCGTACCTTCCCCGATGATTATCTTAAACGTTGCAAGGCCAAAGCCCTCGAGGG GTATTTGGAGATTCCGAGGTGCTATTACTTTCGTAATGATTCTTGGCACAAAGGTATCAACAATTCCGATTTAACAGACTTTTCGTGTGGAACAAGCTATACTGAGAACAGCAAAGTCAAGGAGAGCTTGTTGTTGATGAAATTCTACTCTTTTTCGGCTGGTGTGGTTAGCCACTTGCTTTCTGCATGTGATGGCACACCGATAAATGTCCCATTTGAAGTAACTAATCAAGAGAGGGAGATAATTCTCCACCAAAGGAGCTCTTTTGTACTCGGACGATCTGGCACTGGGAAAACTACTGTGTTAGTGATGAAGCTCTTCCAGAAGGAACAGCTACATCAAATGGCTTCTGAGGGGTTTTCTGAACTGAACAGTATTGCTGTTACGAGCAACTCGTTAGTCTTTCAAATGGGTACAAGCGGAACTTCAATGAGACAGCTTTTCGTAACAGTCAATCCAAAACTCTGTATTGCTGTGAAACGACACATCTCCAACTTTCAAAG ATTTACACGTGGTGAGAACTTTGGTGAGGAAAGGATTACTGTTAATGTAAGTGATCTGGATGAAGATGCAAACTTCAACGACATTCCAACTTCTTTCCTTGATTCTCCGCAAAAAATGTACCCTCTTGTTGTCACATATAAAATGTTCTTGCTCGTGCTTGACAGAACAATAGGTACATCATATTTCAGTAGATTTCCTGATATCAGGAAAATATATTCTCAAGAAACTCCCGGTTCTAGATCTATTCACCAGAAATTGGTGAAACGGAGAGAAGTTGGCTATGAAAAGTTCAGAGAATCGTACTGGCCGCATTTCAATATGAAGCTGACACATAAACTGGACCCTTCAAGGGTTTTCACTGAGATTAACACTCACATAAAGGGATCTCTTCATTTTCGACAGATTGGCGAAACTACACTCTCTCTGGAGAAGTACATTCAATTATCTGACAAAAAAGGGTCAAGTTTTGATAAGCTTGAGAGAAGTCGCATATACGATATATTTTTAGACTATGAGAAGATGAAGGTGACTCGAGAAGAATTTGACTTGTCGGATCTGGTGAATGATATATATCATCGGTTCAAGCATGATAAATATGAAGGTGATCTCATGGATTTTGTTTATGTGGATGAAGTCCAGGATTTGACAATGAAGCAACTTGTTATTCTGAAGTATATCTGCAAAAATGTCAAGGAGGGGTTTGTTTTTGCGGGTGATACCGCTCAGACCATAGCAAAAGGCGTCCACTTCAGGTTCGAGGATATAAAATGTTTATTCTACAAGGAGTTTTTACATGAAGAGAGACAAGAGCTTAATTGGAACTATCCTCTGTTGAAATTAACCCAAAATTTCCGGACTCATGCTGGGGTTCTGAATCTAGCACAAAGTATTACAGAACTCATTTATCATTTTTTCCCGGAATCAATTGATAAACTAAACCCTGAAACAAGCCTAGTGCGTGGCGAAGCTCCTGTTTTCCTTGATTCTGGATGTGATGGAGATGCCATGTCAGTGATTTTTGGGAATCGGGGAAATAACATCGAGAACCTCACTAGCTTTGGATCTGAGCAGGTAATACTTGTGAGAGATGATTATGTAAAGGGTGAAATTACCAAACATATTGGGAAAAGGGCCATTGTGCTGACGATTTTTGAGTGCAAAGGGCTTGAGTTTCAG GATGTATTGCTGTACAACTTCTTCGGGACATCACCGTTAGAAGATCAGTGGAGGATAATATACGAGTACATGGTTGAGAATCGGCTTCTTCCAGCAAAACAAGAGTCTCTTCCTCAATTTTCTCATTCTAAACACAATATCTTGTGCTATGAACTAAAACAGCTGTATGTAGCTGTAACCCGAGCAAAGCAAAGATTATGGATATGTGAAGAAAGTGATGGTTTTTCACTGCCTATGGTTCGCTACTGGCAGAAGTTGAATACCATCCAAGTCAAGGAATTGGATGAATCTTATGCTCGGGAAATGCCAATTATGAGTAGTGCATATGACTGGAAACTTCAGGGCTTTAAG ATGCTTGAAGTGCAGAATTACAAGATAGCAGCTCAGTGCTTCATACGTGCAGGAGAAAATGACTGGGAAACCTATACTAGAGCTTCCGAACTTAAAGAAGCTGCACAGAATGTTAGAAACTTGAGCGTAGAGAAGTCCTTGATAATGCTTGAAGAAGCTGCACAGTTGTTTGAAAGCATCGGGAACAGAAAGAAAGCTGCTGAATGTTACCTTGATGCAGAAGATTTTGAAAAAGCAG GGTTAATATATATTGGAGAATCTGATAACCAACGAGCTGGTCAATGTTTCACATTGGCTGGGCGTTATGAAACAGCCGCTGAGATCTATGCCAAAGCTAACCTTTTTGATGAATGTCTGGACGCATGTTCCAAAGGCAAGCTTTTTGACTTGGGGCTGCAATACATACGAACCTGGCGACGAGACTTGAATGATCTTATACAAGAAGCCGGAATGGACATAAATGCCAATGAGCAAAAGTTTCTTGAGAAATGTGCGTATGCTGCTTATAAACAGCAAGACAAGTTAGCAATGATGAAACATGTCAAGGATTTTCGCTCCTTCGAATTAATGGTATCCTTTTTAATTAAGTGGGATTGCCAAAATGAGCTTTTGGACTTGCTAATAGATTTGGAGAAGTATATTGATGCTGCCAAACTCGCAAGACATATGGGAAACATCATCGTTGAAGCCAATTTATTAGAGAAAGGTCATCATTATCAGGAGGTCTCTTCGCTGTGTCTTGATTCTGTGTTGGCCGGCAGCCTTTGGGCCGATGATGGAGAAGGTTGGCCGTTAAAAGATTTTCCATCAAAGGAGGAGCTTTCACTGAAAGCAAAAGCTTCTGCTAGTAGATACACGCCCCATTTCCATGAAATTGTTTCTGCAAACATCCAGCTTTTATCATATGACAAGTATGGATTTCATGACCTGCAACAATTGTTAACTCTGTCAAGAAAGAATCGGAATTTAATGGGAGAAATCTTGGCTAACTGGAAAGTTTTGGATCTATTGCTTTCATATTCAGAAGTGAAGGGTCCAAAGAACAAGGTACCCATCACCAAATTATGTTGGCACTGGAATTTGTGGAAAGATAATGTTGGAAAAATTCTGAGTTACCTCAGATCTCTTAAACGAAAAGAACCTGCTGAATACACGGAACATGGAGAGTTCTGCTTGAAATACCTTGGTGTAAGAGAACGTGCAAATGATAAAGCCGATGAAGGTTACTTTATGCTCTATCCTGATGCAAAATGGGTGAAAACCATCCCCAGAAGGTCTGATAAGAAGGATAGCCTAACTAAATGGCAACTTATGAATGCAGGTGAAAGATATTGGTCGTCTGAGCTACTTGTTATCGGCAGGAAAGTTTTGGATACCCTGGAACTTGTTCTCAAGTTGGGTGCTAGAAGCTCCATGCCCGTGTACTATCACCATTATATACTCGTTCAAATTTTTCAAACGGCGGCATTTCTGTTAATGCATTGCAGGTTTCTGAAACCTGCAAGCATTGACTGGCATTCTCTGATGAGCTACATTGACATTTCGGCAGAACAGTATTTTGCGTCAGTGTTTTCTCTGGATAAAATGACGTTAGTGACAAAGGAGAGCATAATTCAAGCTGGTTTTTCTCGAAACATTTTGAGAGACGCAATTTTAAGGAGATTCAGCTCTCTGCTCGTCTATGGAGATGTGTCTGTTAAGAAGAAACCGTCCCTTGTACAACTCGTTCAGGTGGTTGTAGTACTGATGGGGTCAAGCGTCTCAAGCAAACAACTTTCTGAGCATTATGAGGAAATCCCAAGGAAGTTTCAGGTAGGCTCACCTTGGCAGCCATTGTTAAACGACCTTGTCAAGGGTGCAGGACAGATTTGCCATTTCCGTGATGCATTAAGAGAGACGTACAAATCGAAATCCAAAGGATATCATCTCGTATCACCTTCCTGTTTCGTTTATCTTTTGGAACGACTGCTAGTAATGGTTTCTAGCTCTCATGGGTGTTTATTTGCCACAAGATCATCGTTCATTGACTGGCTTATATACCTTGACTGGATGGTCGATCCAGACACGTTTCTTCCGGGTTCTGAAGAAACGTCTTTGGAGATTTCTACCTATGACTTCTTAGCTGAAACTGTCCATGAGCTCCTAGTGAACCGACAGGACATGGAGGAATGGGTTCATAAAAATGGGCCGAAACACAATCAGTCCCTGCCCACGGTCACCTCTAGTACTATCAGCCTTCTCAGTCTAAAACTAGTGATTCTGCTTGGCTTGATTTGCCTGAACACTGGTTGCTATTCAGACCTGCTCGATGATGCGTTGCTTAGGTGTGATGTTACCGAACAACTGCCAACCGAATTTCAAGAAGTGGTGATTGAAAGAAATTGGGATAGGTTTCAGAATGTGATTGCTGAAGTTTTAAAGAGCATCGGTGATGGCCTAGTGGTAGTTAGGAATGAAAGGTTTGCTCAGGAGATGTGTACAAGAAATGCTGTTTTTCTGAATGTTTACCGACTGCGTAAAAACAAGATCTTGGAGAAACTGTGTCAAAGGAGCGACTAG